A genomic window from Gemmatimonadaceae bacterium includes:
- a CDS encoding gamma-glutamyltransferase — MRIQLSALCSLVALSALPATSDAQRTERPPLHGQHWVAVTGKPLAATAGAMIFQQGGNAVDAAVAMLAATCTMWDTLGCGGETQALIYHPGLKKVIGINGLGVAPTGATAEYFRNRGMQFPPEYGPLAAVTPGTPGALMVMLAEYGTMSLAQVLAPALQMAEQGYPIEAQLANSINAQARRLREWKYSRPVFLPHTDREREAPIAGEIFRQGDLAATFRKLIEAEAQALRRRRPRKEAIMAAYDRFYRGDIAEEIVRAVQEEGGLFTREDLANWRVKIEEPLSTTYRGVTVYKLQQWQQGPAMLQALNILENADLKAMGYNSAQYIHTVYQAMNLAFADRDFYYGDPAFPPEEPIQGLLSKEYARSRWAQMDHTRNDPRVKPGDPYPFQGGTNPYTALLERWSTEGPRPMPRPNAAGGEANRSSDEEFDEAFTRGTTSIQAADKNGWMVSITPSGGWVPAYIAGRTGIGLSQRMQSFVTDPEDGPFNVVEPGKQPRVTLTPTLAFRDGEPWMAFSVQGGDTQDQDLLQFFLAMVEFGQTPQQAAEHPGFHSYQMRTSFGQHEARPGRMQLNERVPGWVRDELRAKGYSLEFASHTSGPITAIMRDRRTGTLWGAASNFGEDYGIAW; from the coding sequence ATGCGCATCCAGCTCTCCGCCCTCTGCAGCCTGGTGGCACTCTCCGCCCTCCCGGCCACCTCCGACGCCCAGCGCACCGAGCGGCCTCCGCTCCACGGCCAGCACTGGGTGGCCGTCACCGGGAAGCCGCTAGCCGCGACGGCGGGCGCGATGATCTTCCAGCAGGGCGGCAATGCCGTCGACGCCGCCGTCGCGATGCTCGCGGCCACCTGCACGATGTGGGACACGCTCGGCTGCGGCGGCGAGACCCAGGCCCTCATCTACCATCCGGGCCTCAAGAAGGTCATCGGCATCAACGGGCTCGGCGTCGCCCCCACCGGCGCGACCGCCGAGTACTTCCGCAACCGCGGGATGCAGTTCCCGCCGGAGTACGGTCCCCTGGCTGCGGTCACGCCCGGCACGCCCGGCGCGCTGATGGTGATGCTCGCCGAATACGGCACGATGTCGCTGGCCCAGGTGCTGGCGCCGGCGCTGCAGATGGCCGAGCAGGGCTACCCGATCGAAGCGCAGCTGGCGAACTCGATCAACGCGCAGGCGCGGCGCTTGCGCGAATGGAAGTACTCGCGCCCGGTGTTCCTCCCGCACACGGACCGGGAGCGCGAGGCGCCGATAGCGGGCGAGATCTTCCGGCAGGGGGACCTGGCCGCGACGTTCCGCAAGCTCATCGAGGCCGAGGCGCAGGCCCTCAGGCGCCGGCGTCCGCGCAAGGAAGCCATTATGGCCGCCTATGATCGCTTTTACCGCGGCGACATCGCCGAGGAGATCGTGCGCGCGGTGCAGGAGGAGGGCGGCCTGTTCACACGCGAGGACCTCGCCAACTGGCGCGTGAAGATCGAGGAACCGCTCTCGACGACCTACCGCGGCGTCACGGTCTACAAGCTGCAGCAGTGGCAGCAGGGCCCGGCGATGCTGCAGGCGCTGAACATCCTCGAGAACGCCGACCTCAAGGCGATGGGCTACAACTCGGCGCAGTACATTCACACCGTGTATCAGGCGATGAACCTCGCCTTCGCCGACCGCGACTTCTACTACGGCGATCCGGCGTTCCCGCCCGAAGAACCGATCCAGGGTCTGCTCAGCAAGGAGTACGCGCGGAGCCGCTGGGCGCAGATGGACCACACGCGCAACGACCCGCGGGTGAAGCCCGGCGATCCGTATCCCTTCCAGGGCGGCACCAACCCCTACACCGCTCTCCTCGAGCGCTGGAGCACCGAGGGTCCGCGGCCGATGCCGCGCCCGAACGCGGCGGGCGGCGAGGCCAATCGGAGCAGCGACGAGGAGTTTGACGAAGCCTTCACGCGCGGCACGACCAGCATCCAGGCCGCCGACAAGAACGGCTGGATGGTGAGCATCACGCCGTCAGGCGGGTGGGTGCCGGCGTACATCGCCGGCCGCACGGGCATCGGCCTTTCGCAGCGGATGCAGAGCTTCGTCACCGATCCCGAGGACGGACCGTTCAACGTCGTCGAGCCGGGCAAGCAGCCGCGCGTGACGCTGACGCCCACGCTGGCCTTCCGCGACGGCGAGCCCTGGATGGCGTTCTCGGTGCAGGGCGGCGACACGCAGGACCAGGACCTCTTGCAGTTCTTCCTCGCGATGGTGGAGTTCGGGCAGACGCCGCAGCAGGCGGCGGAGCATCCCGGTTTCCACTCCTACCAGATGCGCACGAGCTTCGGCCAGCACGAGGCGCGGCCGGGGCGGATGCAGTTGAACGAGCGCGTGCCAGGCTGGGTGCGCGACGAGCTGCGCGCGAAGGGGTACTCGCTGGAGTTCGCCAGCCACACCTCGGGGCCGATCACGGCGATTATGCGGGACCGGCGGA
- a CDS encoding TetR/AcrR family transcriptional regulator translates to MSTAQRPAASPAPPAPRIKLEVDARLYLKDPTSSDLGERIVEHGILMLDEIGIEEFTFRKLALRVGTTEASVYRYFGSKHRFLLYLTAWYWNWVVYRLRLATENIASPEERLRLALRELTRPIVKDESTPRIDEAALYRVVVAESAKAYMHAEAKDEGREGFYRAYQRFVSTVAEMIRDINPDYPHPMALVSTVLESGHMQKYFAEHLPFLTDLTPDESHRQTTKFLTDLVFRAIAR, encoded by the coding sequence GTGAGCACGGCCCAACGTCCGGCGGCGTCCCCCGCGCCGCCGGCACCGCGCATCAAGCTCGAGGTCGACGCGCGGCTGTACCTCAAGGACCCGACCAGCTCCGACCTGGGCGAGCGCATCGTCGAGCACGGGATCCTGATGCTCGACGAGATCGGCATCGAGGAGTTCACGTTCCGCAAGCTGGCGCTGCGCGTCGGCACCACCGAGGCGTCGGTATACCGGTACTTCGGGAGCAAGCACCGCTTCCTGCTGTACCTGACGGCCTGGTACTGGAACTGGGTCGTGTACCGGCTCCGGCTCGCCACCGAGAACATCGCCTCGCCGGAAGAGCGCCTGCGCCTCGCGCTGCGTGAGCTCACGCGGCCGATCGTCAAGGACGAGTCCACGCCGCGCATCGACGAAGCGGCGCTGTACCGCGTGGTGGTGGCGGAGTCGGCCAAGGCTTATATGCACGCCGAGGCCAAGGACGAGGGGCGCGAAGGCTTCTATCGCGCCTACCAACGCTTTGTGAGCACGGTGGCGGAGATGATCCGCGACATCAATCCGGACTATCCGCATCCGATGGCCCTGGTGTCGACGGTGCTGGAGAGCGGCCATATGCAGAAGTACTTCGCCGAGCACCTGCCCTTCCTGACCGACCTGACGCCGGATGAGTCGCATCGGCAGACGACGAAGTTCCTGACCGACCTCGTGTTCAGGGCCATCGCGCGCTAG
- a CDS encoding sigma-70 family RNA polymerase sigma factor, which translates to MHPPASPSERGEVTRLLTALRHASGDRALVFDQLFQLVYGELRRVAEQLLQREQVGHTLQATALVHEAYFKLAGERAPDAQDRAHFIGVAARAMRQVLVDQARRRQAAKRGHGEVFVTLGDIHAEAERGSDAETLLALDDALQRLAALEPRLAKVVELRFFGGLAERDIAALLDVTPRTVQRDWAKARVRSARPGWRRSARTTRGCAKSYCGCSRPGTSPARWTRRRIRCRRRTRRSRSASAPPLPGGIG; encoded by the coding sequence ATGCACCCCCCGGCCTCCCCCTCCGAGCGCGGTGAGGTCACCCGTCTCCTCACCGCGCTCCGCCACGCCTCCGGCGACCGCGCCCTCGTGTTCGACCAGCTCTTCCAGTTGGTCTACGGCGAGCTGCGGCGCGTCGCCGAACAGCTGCTCCAGCGGGAGCAGGTCGGGCACACGCTGCAGGCGACGGCGCTGGTGCACGAGGCGTACTTCAAGCTGGCGGGCGAACGCGCGCCCGACGCACAGGACCGCGCGCACTTCATCGGCGTCGCCGCGAGAGCGATGCGGCAGGTGCTGGTGGACCAGGCGCGTCGCCGCCAGGCGGCCAAGCGCGGGCACGGCGAGGTTTTCGTCACGCTCGGCGACATCCACGCCGAGGCGGAGCGGGGCAGTGACGCCGAGACGCTGCTGGCGCTCGACGATGCGTTGCAGCGGCTGGCGGCGCTGGAGCCACGCCTCGCGAAGGTGGTGGAGCTTCGGTTCTTCGGCGGGTTGGCGGAGCGCGACATCGCCGCGTTGCTCGACGTGACGCCGCGCACGGTGCAGCGGGATTGGGCCAAGGCCCGCGTGCGGAGCGCGAGGCCTGGGTGGCGGCGCAGTGCCCGGACGACACGGGGATGCGCGAAGAGCTACTGCGGATGTTCGAGGCCGGGGACGTCACCGGCCCGCTGGACGCGCCGCCGCATCCGCTGCCGGCGGCGCACGCGCCGATCACGGAGCGCCTCGGCGCCGCCCTTGCCGGGCGGTATCGGCTGA
- a CDS encoding homocysteine S-methyltransferase family protein, whose amino-acid sequence MRRYRSSLPQLTPQPFLTDGGIETTLIYHEGLELPEFAAFTLLETGEGREALRRYFLRYVEIARRHKVGIVLESATWRASIEWGRKLGYGAARLVEANRAAIALLEEIRAEWATPETPIIISGNVGPRGDGYVPSAVMTAEAAERYHRPQIATFASTVADLVSAVTLNYTAEAIGIVRAARAVGMPVAIAFTVETDGRLPTGQSLSEAIEETDAATERYARYYMVNCAHPTHFAHVLCDGNPVWQRVRGLRANASRLSHAELNAATALDAGDPAEFGDAYAALRGELPWLTILGGCCGTDHRHIESVAERLHALR is encoded by the coding sequence ATGCGCCGATACCGCAGTTCCCTGCCGCAGCTCACGCCACAGCCGTTCCTCACCGACGGCGGCATCGAGACGACCCTCATCTATCACGAGGGGCTCGAGTTGCCAGAGTTCGCCGCCTTCACGCTGCTCGAGACCGGCGAAGGCCGTGAGGCCCTACGCCGCTACTTCCTGCGCTACGTGGAGATCGCAAGGCGCCACAAGGTGGGCATCGTGCTGGAGAGCGCCACGTGGCGCGCCAGCATCGAGTGGGGACGCAAGCTCGGGTACGGTGCCGCGCGGCTCGTGGAAGCCAATCGCGCCGCCATCGCCCTGCTGGAGGAGATCCGTGCGGAGTGGGCTACGCCCGAGACGCCGATCATCATCAGCGGCAACGTCGGACCGCGCGGCGACGGCTATGTGCCGAGCGCCGTGATGACCGCCGAGGCGGCCGAGCGCTATCATCGCCCGCAGATCGCCACCTTCGCGAGCACCGTCGCCGACCTCGTCAGTGCGGTGACGCTCAACTACACCGCCGAGGCGATCGGCATCGTGCGCGCGGCTCGTGCGGTGGGAATGCCGGTGGCCATCGCGTTCACCGTCGAGACCGACGGACGCCTGCCCACCGGTCAGTCACTGTCGGAGGCAATCGAAGAGACCGACGCCGCGACCGAGCGCTACGCCCGGTACTATATGGTGAACTGCGCGCACCCGACGCACTTCGCCCACGTGCTCTGCGATGGCAATCCGGTGTGGCAGCGCGTGCGCGGGCTGCGCGCGAACGCCTCGCGCCTCAGCCACGCGGAGCTGAATGCGGCGACGGCCCTCGACGCCGGCGATCCGGCCGAGTTCGGCGACGCCTATGCGGCCCTGCGCGGCGAGCTCCCGTGGCTGACGATCCTCGGGGGCTGTTGCGGGACGGACCACCGGCACATCGAGTCGGTGGCGGAGCGTTTGCACGCGCTGCGCTGA
- a CDS encoding cysteine desulfurase — protein MRASTPVSLAKRADFPLLAAQPALVYLDSAATSQKPAVVLDAIRRYYETENANPHRGAYALSAAATEAYHQARARVARFIGVADADTLIFVRGTTEGLNLVASSWGRANVTTGDNVVVTRMEHHANFVPWQQLCLATGAEFRIVELDAAGGVDLAMMARLVDAKTKVVAFGQVSNALGTINPVDAFVRIARAQAPQALIVCDGAQGVPHLRVDVDALGVDAYAFSGHKIGGPMGSGAVVVRRTILERMPPYHFGGDMIEWVNDRDSTWNVLPHRFEAGTPNVEAAVGLAAACDYLDGLGMDAVREHELLLTTAAMRALSEIDGLTLFGTPTADGRSGVVSFALADVHPHDVATMLDAAGVCVRGGHHCAQPLMRALGAAATTRASFWVYNTLEDVDALVRAVRQAQTRFAAP, from the coding sequence ATGAGGGCTTCGACTCCCGTGAGCTTGGCCAAGCGGGCGGACTTCCCGCTGCTGGCGGCCCAGCCGGCGCTGGTGTACCTCGACTCCGCCGCGACGTCGCAGAAGCCGGCCGTCGTGCTCGATGCCATTCGTCGCTACTACGAGACCGAGAACGCCAACCCGCACCGCGGCGCGTATGCGCTGAGCGCGGCGGCCACCGAGGCTTACCACCAAGCGCGTGCGCGCGTGGCGCGCTTCATCGGCGTCGCCGACGCCGATACCCTGATCTTCGTGCGCGGGACGACCGAGGGGCTCAACCTCGTCGCGTCCTCCTGGGGCCGTGCCAACGTGACGACCGGCGACAACGTCGTCGTCACGCGGATGGAGCACCACGCCAACTTCGTGCCCTGGCAGCAGCTCTGCCTGGCCACCGGCGCGGAGTTCCGGATCGTCGAGCTCGACGCCGCGGGCGGCGTGGACCTCGCGATGATGGCGCGCCTCGTCGATGCCAAGACCAAGGTCGTGGCCTTCGGGCAGGTGTCCAATGCGCTCGGGACGATCAATCCCGTGGATGCGTTCGTGAGGATCGCCCGCGCGCAGGCGCCGCAGGCGCTCATCGTCTGCGACGGGGCGCAAGGTGTCCCGCACCTGCGCGTGGACGTGGATGCGCTGGGCGTGGACGCCTACGCCTTCAGCGGACACAAGATTGGCGGCCCGATGGGTTCCGGCGCGGTGGTCGTGCGCCGCACGATCCTCGAGCGGATGCCGCCGTACCACTTCGGCGGCGATATGATCGAGTGGGTCAATGACCGCGACTCGACCTGGAACGTGCTGCCTCATCGCTTTGAGGCCGGCACGCCGAATGTCGAAGCGGCCGTCGGGCTCGCGGCCGCCTGCGACTACCTCGACGGACTCGGGATGGACGCCGTGCGCGAGCACGAGCTGCTGCTCACGACGGCCGCGATGCGGGCGCTGTCGGAGATCGACGGCCTGACGCTGTTCGGCACGCCGACGGCCGACGGGCGCTCCGGCGTGGTGAGCTTCGCGCTGGCGGACGTGCATCCGCACGACGTGGCGACGATGCTCGATGCGGCGGGTGTCTGCGTGCGGGGGGGGCATCACTGCGCCCAGCCGCTGATGCGCGCGCTGGGCGCGGCGGCGACGACGCGGGCGAGCTTCTGGGTGTACAACACGCTCGAGGACGTCGACGCGCTGGTACGCGCCGTCCGACAGGCGCAGACGCGGTTTGCGGCGCCTTAG
- a CDS encoding Rieske 2Fe-2S domain-containing protein, protein MSDAARADVGHDDAAAPEGAVLLGGIRADDVQPLQLYRATMPNGTALCVGVHEGRFFAVKDHCTHAEFPLSEGTLYADGQLECCWHGARFACTSGKVLRGPAEDDLVPFDVYAVNGALYVRRAVAPRSGGGR, encoded by the coding sequence GTGAGCGACGCGGCGCGGGCCGACGTGGGGCACGACGACGCGGCGGCGCCTGAGGGCGCCGTTTTGCTCGGCGGCATCCGCGCCGACGACGTCCAGCCCCTGCAGTTGTATCGCGCGACGATGCCCAACGGCACGGCGCTCTGCGTCGGCGTGCACGAGGGGCGGTTCTTCGCGGTGAAGGATCACTGCACGCACGCTGAGTTCCCGCTCAGCGAGGGTACGCTGTATGCCGACGGCCAGCTCGAATGCTGCTGGCACGGCGCGCGCTTTGCCTGTACGAGCGGGAAGGTGCTGCGCGGTCCGGCAGAGGACGATCTCGTGCCCTTCGATGTGTACGCCGTGAATGGCGCTCTCTATGTGCGGCGTGCCGTGGCGCCGCGATCCGGAGGTGGACGATGA
- a CDS encoding SUF system NifU family Fe-S cluster assembly protein: MADATLDALYQEVILDHNRRPRNFHPMAQASCSADGKNPNCGDQLTIWLKVEDETVTDVSFQGQGCAISKASASMMTEAVKGKTRADAVRIYEKVHKLLTGEDPAAAKDKELGSLRALGGVSKFPMRVKCASLSWHAMKAALDGTAVVSTEGPEDARSAS; the protein is encoded by the coding sequence ATGGCGGACGCCACGCTCGACGCCCTGTACCAGGAAGTGATCCTGGACCACAACCGCCGCCCGCGGAATTTCCATCCGATGGCGCAGGCCTCGTGCTCCGCGGACGGCAAGAACCCCAATTGCGGCGACCAGCTCACGATCTGGCTGAAGGTCGAAGATGAGACGGTCACCGACGTCTCGTTCCAAGGCCAGGGCTGCGCCATCTCCAAGGCCTCGGCGTCGATGATGACCGAGGCCGTGAAGGGCAAGACGCGGGCCGATGCCGTGCGCATCTACGAGAAGGTGCACAAGCTGCTCACCGGCGAAGATCCTGCTGCGGCCAAGGACAAGGAGCTCGGGTCGCTGCGTGCGCTTGGCGGCGTCAGCAAGTTCCCGATGCGCGTGAAGTGCGCATCGCTGAGCTGGCACGCGATGAAGGCGGCCCTCGACGGCACCGCGGTGGTGAGCACCGAGGGGCCGGAAGACGCGCGGAGCGCCTCGTGA
- the sufD gene encoding Fe-S cluster assembly protein SufD — protein MTTPYVEQFESFSANGGSEGPSWLPALRKKAFERFTALGFPTTRDEDWHFTSVTPIAEKTFKAIKPAPTALTLSDLEPYLVDAEWHRLVFVNGRLEPALSQFAGLPADVQLAPLSEVLKEEPEWAEKYLGSLAAFDKAAFTAMNTAFMQDGVVLRVPKGEVVDVPIHVLHVTDGNAAGAAIHPRLLVVAEPLANVMLVEQYVGLGNVSYLVNAVAEIVVGNGARVDHYKVQRESGEAFHVGTAQVTQGRDSIYHSFSFAVGAALSRTNIYTKLLDTNSEARLNGLYLLDGAQHGDHQTFVEHIAESCASRELYCGVLDGQSHGVFNGKVFVDPQAQKTDGKQTNKALLLSPQARVDTKPQLEIFADDVKCTHGATVGRIDEMALFYLKSRGIGGESARALLTYAFAAEALETIEIDALRLSLERRVFERFTHTQLV, from the coding sequence GTGACCACCCCGTACGTCGAGCAGTTCGAGTCCTTCAGCGCCAACGGCGGCAGCGAGGGTCCCTCCTGGCTGCCCGCCCTGCGCAAGAAGGCCTTCGAGCGCTTCACTGCCCTTGGCTTCCCGACCACGCGCGACGAAGACTGGCACTTCACGTCCGTCACGCCGATCGCCGAGAAGACCTTCAAGGCCATCAAGCCGGCGCCGACCGCGCTGACGCTCTCCGACCTCGAGCCCTATCTCGTGGACGCTGAGTGGCACCGCCTGGTCTTCGTGAACGGCCGGTTGGAGCCCGCCCTCTCGCAGTTCGCCGGCCTGCCGGCCGACGTGCAGCTCGCGCCGCTCTCCGAAGTCCTCAAGGAGGAGCCGGAGTGGGCCGAGAAGTACCTGGGCTCGCTGGCGGCCTTCGACAAAGCCGCCTTCACCGCGATGAACACGGCGTTTATGCAGGACGGCGTCGTGCTGCGCGTGCCGAAGGGCGAAGTGGTCGACGTACCGATCCACGTCCTGCACGTCACCGACGGCAACGCCGCCGGCGCCGCCATCCATCCGCGCCTGCTCGTCGTCGCCGAGCCGCTGGCCAACGTGATGCTCGTCGAGCAGTACGTCGGGCTCGGCAACGTGAGCTACCTCGTCAACGCGGTGGCCGAGATCGTCGTCGGCAACGGCGCCCGCGTGGACCACTACAAGGTCCAGCGTGAGAGCGGCGAGGCCTTCCACGTCGGCACCGCGCAGGTCACGCAGGGCCGCGACAGCATCTACCACAGCTTCTCGTTCGCCGTCGGCGCCGCGCTCTCGCGCACCAACATCTACACCAAGCTGCTGGACACCAACAGCGAGGCCCGGCTCAACGGGCTCTACCTGCTGGACGGCGCGCAGCACGGCGACCACCAGACCTTCGTCGAGCATATCGCCGAGTCCTGCGCCAGCCGCGAGCTGTACTGCGGCGTGCTCGACGGCCAGAGCCACGGCGTGTTCAACGGCAAGGTCTTCGTCGATCCGCAGGCGCAGAAGACGGACGGCAAGCAGACGAACAAGGCGCTGCTGCTCTCGCCACAGGCGCGGGTGGACACCAAGCCGCAGCTGGAGATCTTCGCCGACGACGTGAAGTGCACCCACGGCGCGACGGTCGGCCGCATCGACGAGATGGCGCTGTTCTACCTCAAGAGCCGCGGCATCGGCGGGGAGTCGGCGCGCGCACTGCTCACCTACGCCTTCGCCGCCGAGGCGCTGGAGACCATCGAGATCGACGCCCTGCGGCTCTCGTTGGAGCGCCGGGTCTTCGAGCGCTTCACGCACACGCAGCTGGTGTAA
- the sufC gene encoding Fe-S cluster assembly ATPase SufC: MLKITNLHASAGDKEILKGISLGIKPGEVHAIMGPNGSGKSTLAQVIAGHPGYEVTSGSIEYLGEDLLELEAEERAQKGVFLAFQYPVEIPGVTNAYFLRAAYNELRKARGEDEVDPIEFLDIMEEKLKVVEMDGAMMQRSVNAGFSGGEKKRNEILQMAVLEPTLAVLDETDSGLDIDALRIVAEGVNKLKKPTNATVVVTHYQRLLNYIVPDHVHVLAAGRIVKSGGKELALELEAKGYDWLLEPAGV; the protein is encoded by the coding sequence ATGCTTAAGATCACGAATCTCCACGCAAGCGCCGGCGACAAAGAGATCCTCAAGGGCATCTCCCTCGGAATCAAGCCCGGCGAAGTCCACGCCATTATGGGCCCCAACGGCTCCGGCAAGTCCACGCTCGCGCAGGTGATCGCCGGGCACCCCGGCTACGAAGTCACCAGCGGCAGCATCGAGTACCTCGGCGAGGACCTGCTCGAGCTCGAAGCCGAGGAGCGCGCACAGAAGGGCGTCTTCCTCGCCTTCCAGTATCCGGTCGAGATTCCGGGCGTGACCAACGCCTATTTCCTCCGCGCCGCCTATAACGAGCTGCGCAAGGCGCGCGGCGAGGACGAGGTCGATCCGATCGAGTTCCTCGACATTATGGAGGAGAAGCTCAAGGTCGTGGAGATGGATGGCGCGATGATGCAGCGCTCCGTCAACGCCGGCTTCTCCGGCGGCGAGAAGAAGCGCAACGAGATCCTCCAGATGGCGGTGCTCGAGCCCACGCTCGCGGTGCTCGACGAGACCGACTCCGGCCTCGACATCGACGCCCTGCGCATCGTGGCCGAGGGCGTCAACAAGCTCAAGAAGCCGACCAACGCCACCGTCGTGGTGACGCACTACCAGCGCCTGCTCAACTACATCGTCCCCGATCACGTGCACGTGCTCGCGGCGGGGCGCATCGTGAAGTCGGGCGGCAAGGAACTCGCGCTGGAGCTGGAGGCCAAGGGCTACGATTGGCTGCTCGAGCCGGCGGGAGTCTGA
- the sufB gene encoding Fe-S cluster assembly protein SufB → MSSSIEALVNKEYAYGFVTDVESDSIPPGLTEDTIRAISAKKDEPEWLLEWRLKAFRRWQAMTEPRWPNVKYDRIDYQAHTYYSAPKSVKPKQSLDEVDPELLKTYEKLGISLTEQKRLQGIAVDAIFDSVSVGTTMKTELEKVGVIFCSFGEAVHNHPDLVQKYLGSVVPYSDNFFAALNSAVFSDGSFVYVPKGVKCPLELSTYFRINAANTGQFERTLIVADEGASVSYLEGCTAPKRDEHQLHAAVVEIVALDRASVKYSTVQNWYAGDADGKGGIYNFVTKRGKAFTDAKISWTQVETGSAITWKYPSVILQGDNSVGEFYSVAVVNGAQQADTGTKMIHIGKNTKSTIISKGISAGRGQNSYRGQVKVLPKAEGARNYTQCDSMLIGNKCGAHTFPYIEIANNTATLEHEASTSKIGEDQIFYCKARGLNAEHAISLIVAGFCKEVFKELPMEFALEAQQLLGISLEGSVG, encoded by the coding sequence ATGAGCTCCTCCATCGAGGCTCTGGTCAACAAAGAGTACGCCTACGGCTTCGTCACCGACGTCGAGTCGGATTCGATTCCGCCGGGCCTGACCGAAGACACCATCCGCGCCATCTCGGCCAAGAAGGACGAGCCGGAGTGGCTGCTCGAGTGGCGCCTGAAGGCCTTCCGCCGCTGGCAGGCAATGACCGAGCCGCGCTGGCCCAACGTGAAGTACGACCGCATCGACTACCAGGCCCACACGTACTACTCCGCGCCCAAGTCGGTGAAGCCCAAGCAGTCGCTCGACGAAGTCGACCCCGAACTGCTGAAGACCTACGAGAAGCTCGGCATCTCGCTCACTGAGCAGAAGCGCCTCCAGGGCATCGCCGTGGACGCGATCTTCGATTCCGTCTCCGTCGGCACGACGATGAAGACCGAGCTTGAGAAGGTCGGCGTGATCTTCTGCAGCTTCGGCGAGGCGGTGCACAACCATCCCGACCTGGTGCAGAAGTACCTCGGCTCGGTGGTGCCCTACTCGGACAACTTCTTCGCCGCACTCAACTCGGCGGTGTTCTCCGACGGCAGCTTCGTGTACGTGCCCAAGGGCGTGAAGTGCCCGCTGGAGCTCTCGACGTACTTCCGCATCAACGCCGCCAACACCGGCCAGTTCGAGCGCACGCTGATCGTCGCCGACGAAGGCGCGAGCGTGAGCTACCTCGAGGGCTGCACGGCGCCGAAGCGCGACGAGCACCAGCTGCACGCGGCGGTCGTCGAGATCGTCGCCCTCGACCGTGCGTCGGTGAAGTACTCCACCGTGCAGAACTGGTATGCCGGCGACGCCGACGGCAAGGGCGGCATCTACAACTTCGTCACCAAGCGCGGCAAGGCGTTCACCGACGCCAAGATCTCGTGGACGCAGGTCGAGACCGGGTCGGCGATCACCTGGAAGTATCCCAGCGTCATCCTGCAGGGCGACAACTCGGTGGGCGAGTTCTACTCCGTGGCCGTGGTGAACGGCGCACAGCAGGCCGACACCGGGACGAAGATGATCCACATCGGCAAGAACACGAAGTCGACGATCATCTCGAAGGGCATCAGCGCCGGCCGCGGGCAGAACTCCTACCGCGGCCAGGTGAAGGTGCTGCCGAAGGCCGAGGGCGCGCGCAACTACACGCAGTGCGACTCGATGCTCATCGGCAACAAGTGCGGCGCGCACACCTTCCCGTACATCGAGATCGCCAACAACACCGCGACGCTCGAGCACGAGGCCAGCACCAGCAAGATCGGCGAGGACCAGATCTTCTACTGCAAGGCGCGCGGCCTCAACGCCGAGCACGCCATCTCGCTCATCGTCGCCGGCTTCTGCAAGGAAGTCTTCAAGGAGCTGCCGATGGAGTTCGCGCTCGAGGCGCAGCAGCTGCTTGGAATCTCGCTCGAAGGGTCGGTTGGGTGA